The following proteins come from a genomic window of Gadus morhua chromosome 11, gadMor3.0, whole genome shotgun sequence:
- the LOC115553679 gene encoding metalloreductase STEAP4 isoform X4 has product MSLRPLGMEPPPERELLCIFGTGDLGRSLGQRLLQTGYRVVYGSRRPHSCGPLPPGAQVMSHTEAAQLAAVVIVCVHREHYDFMEEVAPQLKGKVLVDVSNNSKKGLYPESNAEFLQSLIPAASVVKAFNTVSAWSLQNGPSDAHRQVFLCGDKAEAKQAVRELATRLGLSVLDRGSLSAAREVEDFPLQLFPEWRLPLCIATGLTAFFFFYLLIRDVIYAYVEQDKDISFRIMVSLANKVFPIVSLIMLSLCYLPGVMAAILQLYRGTKYRRFPDWLDHWMLCRKQLGLLALGFAFLHVLYTLLIPIRYYVRYKVTAHTVLQIRENKTAVFDTTSAWRTDSYFSVGILGFALYVLLGITSLPSVSNALSWREFSFVQTHLYFTDPARDLCFVRTQFLLPPSD; this is encoded by the exons ATGTCTCTGCGTCCTCTGGGCATGGAGCCACCCCCGGAGCGAGAGCTGTTGTGTATCTTTGGGACGGGGGACCTGGGTCGCTCTCTGGGCCAGCGGCTGCTCCAGACGGGCTACAGGGTGGTGTACGGCAGCCGCAGGCCCCACAGCTGtggccccctgcccccggggGCTCAG GTTATGAGCCATACAGAAGCTGCACAGCTAGCCGCTGTAGTTATCGTCTGCGTTCATAGAGAACACTACGATTTCATGGAAGAAGTAGCGCCTCAACTGAAGGGAAAG GTATTGGTGGACGTCAGTAACAACAGCAAGAAGGGCCTCTACCCAGAATCCAATGCTGAGTTTTTGCAGAG CCTGATCCCTGCAGCGTCTGTTGTTAAAGCCTTCAATACAGTCTCAGCCTGGTCTTTACAGAACGGACCTTCAGATGCTCACAGACAG GTGTTCCTGTGTGGGGACAAGGCTGAGGCCAAGCAGGCGGTCAGAGAGCTGGCTACCAGGCTGGGCCTCAGCGTCCTGGACAGAGGCAGTCTGTCAGCCgccagggaggtggaggacttCCCCCTGCAGCTGTTCCCCGAGTGGAGGCTACCTCTCTGCATCGCCACCGGCCTCAccgccttcttcttcttctacctgCTCATCAGAGACGTTATCTATGCCTATGTGGAGCAGGACAAGGACATCTCCTTTAGGATCATGGTGTCCCTGGCCAACAAG GTGTTCCCCATCGTATCTCTGATCATGTTGTCTCTGTGCTACCTGCCAGGCGTAATGGCTGCCATCCTTCAGCTGTATAGAGGAACCAAGTACAG GCGCttccctgattggctggaccACTGGATGCTGTGCAGGAAGCAGCTGGGCCTGTTGGCGCTGGGCTTTGCCTTCCTGCATGTGCTCTATACTCTGCTCATCCCCATAAG ATACTACGTGAGATACAAAGTTACAGCACACACAGTGCTGCAG ATCCGGGAGAACAAGACAGCGGTGTTCGATACGACCTCCGCCTGGCGTACTGATTCCTACTTTTCCGTTGGGATTCTGGGATTCGCATTGTACGTTCTGCTGGGGATTacctcccttccctctgtcaGCAATGCACTCAGCTGGAGGGAGTTCAGCTTCGTACAG ACTCATCTGTATTTCACTGACCCTGCCCGTGACCTCTGCTTCGTGCGAACGCAGTTTCTCCTGCCTCCGTCGGATTAA
- the LOC115553679 gene encoding metalloreductase STEAP4 isoform X3, translating into MSLRPLGMEPPPERELLCIFGTGDLGRSLGQRLLQTGYRVVYGSRRPHSCGPLPPGAQVMSHTEAAQLAAVVIVCVHREHYDFMEEVAPQLKGKVLVDVSNNSKKGLYPESNAEFLQSLIPAASVVKAFNTVSAWSLQNGPSDAHRQVFLCGDKAEAKQAVRELATRLGLSVLDRGSLSAAREVEDFPLQLFPEWRLPLCIATGLTAFFFFYLLIRDVIYAYVEQDKDISFRIMVSLANKVFPIVSLIMLSLCYLPGVMAAILQLYRGTKYRRFPDWLDHWMLCRKQLGLLALGFAFLHVLYTLLIPIRYYVRYKVTAHTVLQIRENKTAVFDTTSAWRTDSYFSVGILGFALYVLLGITSLPSVSNALSWREFSFVQSKLGHLTLLLCTLHTYLYGWNKFLRPSTYKWCTPPGYMLCLVVPSVVLVLKLLMVLPCVDRSLGRIRQGWERTGPEGEGTKPLMA; encoded by the exons ATGTCTCTGCGTCCTCTGGGCATGGAGCCACCCCCGGAGCGAGAGCTGTTGTGTATCTTTGGGACGGGGGACCTGGGTCGCTCTCTGGGCCAGCGGCTGCTCCAGACGGGCTACAGGGTGGTGTACGGCAGCCGCAGGCCCCACAGCTGtggccccctgcccccggggGCTCAG GTTATGAGCCATACAGAAGCTGCACAGCTAGCCGCTGTAGTTATCGTCTGCGTTCATAGAGAACACTACGATTTCATGGAAGAAGTAGCGCCTCAACTGAAGGGAAAG GTATTGGTGGACGTCAGTAACAACAGCAAGAAGGGCCTCTACCCAGAATCCAATGCTGAGTTTTTGCAGAG CCTGATCCCTGCAGCGTCTGTTGTTAAAGCCTTCAATACAGTCTCAGCCTGGTCTTTACAGAACGGACCTTCAGATGCTCACAGACAG GTGTTCCTGTGTGGGGACAAGGCTGAGGCCAAGCAGGCGGTCAGAGAGCTGGCTACCAGGCTGGGCCTCAGCGTCCTGGACAGAGGCAGTCTGTCAGCCgccagggaggtggaggacttCCCCCTGCAGCTGTTCCCCGAGTGGAGGCTACCTCTCTGCATCGCCACCGGCCTCAccgccttcttcttcttctacctgCTCATCAGAGACGTTATCTATGCCTATGTGGAGCAGGACAAGGACATCTCCTTTAGGATCATGGTGTCCCTGGCCAACAAG GTGTTCCCCATCGTATCTCTGATCATGTTGTCTCTGTGCTACCTGCCAGGCGTAATGGCTGCCATCCTTCAGCTGTATAGAGGAACCAAGTACAG GCGCttccctgattggctggaccACTGGATGCTGTGCAGGAAGCAGCTGGGCCTGTTGGCGCTGGGCTTTGCCTTCCTGCATGTGCTCTATACTCTGCTCATCCCCATAAG ATACTACGTGAGATACAAAGTTACAGCACACACAGTGCTGCAG ATCCGGGAGAACAAGACAGCGGTGTTCGATACGACCTCCGCCTGGCGTACTGATTCCTACTTTTCCGTTGGGATTCTGGGATTCGCATTGTACGTTCTGCTGGGGATTacctcccttccctctgtcaGCAATGCACTCAGCTGGAGGGAGTTCAGCTTCGTACAG TCCAAGCTGGGCCACCTCACGTTGTTGCTCTGCACGCTCCACACCTACCTGTATGGCTGGAACAAGTTCCTGAGGCCCTCCACCTACAAGTGGTGTACCCCGCCGGGCTACATGCTGTGTCTGGTGGTGCCTTCCGTGGTCCTGGTCCTCAAGCTGCTGATGGTGCTGCCCTGTGTGGACCGGAGCCTTGGCCGCATACGGCAGGGCTGGGAGCGGACGGGGCCGGAGGGCGAGGGCACAAAGCCACTAATGGCATAG
- the LOC115553679 gene encoding metalloreductase STEAP4 isoform X5, whose translation MSLRPLGMEPPPERELLCIFGTGDLGRSLGQRLLQTGYRVVYGSRRPHSCGPLPPGAQVMSHTEAAQLAAVVIVCVHREHYDFMEEVAPQLKGKVLVDVSNNSKKGLYPESNAEFLQSLIPAASVVKAFNTVSAWSLQNGPSDAHRQVFLCGDKAEAKQAVRELATRLGLSVLDRGSLSAAREVEDFPLQLFPEWRLPLCIATGLTAFFFFYLLIRDVIYAYVEQDKDISFRIMVSLANKVFPIVSLIMLSLCYLPGVMAAILQLYRGTKYRRFPDWLDHWMLCRKQLGLLALGFAFLHVLYTLLIPIRYYVRYKVTAHTVLQIRENKTAVFDTTSAWRTDSYFSVGILGFALYVLLGITSLPSVSNALSWREFSFVQFLLPPSD comes from the exons ATGTCTCTGCGTCCTCTGGGCATGGAGCCACCCCCGGAGCGAGAGCTGTTGTGTATCTTTGGGACGGGGGACCTGGGTCGCTCTCTGGGCCAGCGGCTGCTCCAGACGGGCTACAGGGTGGTGTACGGCAGCCGCAGGCCCCACAGCTGtggccccctgcccccggggGCTCAG GTTATGAGCCATACAGAAGCTGCACAGCTAGCCGCTGTAGTTATCGTCTGCGTTCATAGAGAACACTACGATTTCATGGAAGAAGTAGCGCCTCAACTGAAGGGAAAG GTATTGGTGGACGTCAGTAACAACAGCAAGAAGGGCCTCTACCCAGAATCCAATGCTGAGTTTTTGCAGAG CCTGATCCCTGCAGCGTCTGTTGTTAAAGCCTTCAATACAGTCTCAGCCTGGTCTTTACAGAACGGACCTTCAGATGCTCACAGACAG GTGTTCCTGTGTGGGGACAAGGCTGAGGCCAAGCAGGCGGTCAGAGAGCTGGCTACCAGGCTGGGCCTCAGCGTCCTGGACAGAGGCAGTCTGTCAGCCgccagggaggtggaggacttCCCCCTGCAGCTGTTCCCCGAGTGGAGGCTACCTCTCTGCATCGCCACCGGCCTCAccgccttcttcttcttctacctgCTCATCAGAGACGTTATCTATGCCTATGTGGAGCAGGACAAGGACATCTCCTTTAGGATCATGGTGTCCCTGGCCAACAAG GTGTTCCCCATCGTATCTCTGATCATGTTGTCTCTGTGCTACCTGCCAGGCGTAATGGCTGCCATCCTTCAGCTGTATAGAGGAACCAAGTACAG GCGCttccctgattggctggaccACTGGATGCTGTGCAGGAAGCAGCTGGGCCTGTTGGCGCTGGGCTTTGCCTTCCTGCATGTGCTCTATACTCTGCTCATCCCCATAAG ATACTACGTGAGATACAAAGTTACAGCACACACAGTGCTGCAG ATCCGGGAGAACAAGACAGCGGTGTTCGATACGACCTCCGCCTGGCGTACTGATTCCTACTTTTCCGTTGGGATTCTGGGATTCGCATTGTACGTTCTGCTGGGGATTacctcccttccctctgtcaGCAATGCACTCAGCTGGAGGGAGTTCAGCTTCGTACAG TTTCTCCTGCCTCCGTCGGATTAA
- the LOC115553679 gene encoding metalloreductase STEAP4 isoform X2: protein MSLRPLGMEPPPERELLCIFGTGDLGRSLGQRLLQTGYRVVYGSRRPHSCGPLPPGAQVMSHTEAAQLAAVVIVCVHREHYDFMEEVAPQLKGKVLVDVSNNSKKGLYPESNAEFLQSLIPAASVVKAFNTVSAWSLQNGPSDAHRQVFLCGDKAEAKQAVRELATRLGLSVLDRGSLSAAREVEDFPLQLFPEWRLPLCIATGLTAFFFFYLLIRDVIYAYVEQDKDISFRIMVSLANKVFPIVSLIMLSLCYLPGVMAAILQLYRGTKYRRFPDWLDHWMLCRKQLGLLALGFAFLHVLYTLLIPIRYYVRYKVTAHTVLQIRENKTAVFDTTSAWRTDSYFSVGILGFALYVLLGITSLPSVSNALSWREFSFVQMAVAGVLDKTTDTPLTPAGEDDHSGPASPMCQARPDKDEQEEEEMEQQEEEDEERGWHGQPQPTTANHGHDANATTDISKRPGDGPQRPIRKNYPSRLIDSSVFH from the exons ATGTCTCTGCGTCCTCTGGGCATGGAGCCACCCCCGGAGCGAGAGCTGTTGTGTATCTTTGGGACGGGGGACCTGGGTCGCTCTCTGGGCCAGCGGCTGCTCCAGACGGGCTACAGGGTGGTGTACGGCAGCCGCAGGCCCCACAGCTGtggccccctgcccccggggGCTCAG GTTATGAGCCATACAGAAGCTGCACAGCTAGCCGCTGTAGTTATCGTCTGCGTTCATAGAGAACACTACGATTTCATGGAAGAAGTAGCGCCTCAACTGAAGGGAAAG GTATTGGTGGACGTCAGTAACAACAGCAAGAAGGGCCTCTACCCAGAATCCAATGCTGAGTTTTTGCAGAG CCTGATCCCTGCAGCGTCTGTTGTTAAAGCCTTCAATACAGTCTCAGCCTGGTCTTTACAGAACGGACCTTCAGATGCTCACAGACAG GTGTTCCTGTGTGGGGACAAGGCTGAGGCCAAGCAGGCGGTCAGAGAGCTGGCTACCAGGCTGGGCCTCAGCGTCCTGGACAGAGGCAGTCTGTCAGCCgccagggaggtggaggacttCCCCCTGCAGCTGTTCCCCGAGTGGAGGCTACCTCTCTGCATCGCCACCGGCCTCAccgccttcttcttcttctacctgCTCATCAGAGACGTTATCTATGCCTATGTGGAGCAGGACAAGGACATCTCCTTTAGGATCATGGTGTCCCTGGCCAACAAG GTGTTCCCCATCGTATCTCTGATCATGTTGTCTCTGTGCTACCTGCCAGGCGTAATGGCTGCCATCCTTCAGCTGTATAGAGGAACCAAGTACAG GCGCttccctgattggctggaccACTGGATGCTGTGCAGGAAGCAGCTGGGCCTGTTGGCGCTGGGCTTTGCCTTCCTGCATGTGCTCTATACTCTGCTCATCCCCATAAG ATACTACGTGAGATACAAAGTTACAGCACACACAGTGCTGCAG ATCCGGGAGAACAAGACAGCGGTGTTCGATACGACCTCCGCCTGGCGTACTGATTCCTACTTTTCCGTTGGGATTCTGGGATTCGCATTGTACGTTCTGCTGGGGATTacctcccttccctctgtcaGCAATGCACTCAGCTGGAGGGAGTTCAGCTTCGTACAG ATGGCGGTGGCGGGCGTTTTGGATAAAACTACGGACACACCGTTGACACCTGCGGGGGAAGACGACCACTCAGGTCCCGCGTCTCCCATGTGCCAGGCTCGGCCGGACAAAGATgagcaagaagaagaggagatggagcagcaggaggaagaggacgaggaaagGGGCTGGCATGGTCAGCCACAGCCAACCACAGCCAACCACGGCCATGATGCTAATGCTACCACTGACATTAGCAAACGACCTGGAGATGGACCGCAGCGCCCTATCAGGAAAAATTACCCTTCAAGGCTAATAG ACTCATCTGTATTTCACTGA
- the LOC115553680 gene encoding serum amyloid P-component-like — translation MKRLLTVVLLTVCAAAPEDLIGKMFTFPQETKTDHVKLITPREEFKAITLCLRSFTNLSRNHGLFSLATPAFSNAFLIFKESASDQIEMNIRNKGISFFGEEYKLNTWQSVCASWDGANGLVQIWIDGKPSARRYCSHGTITGHALIMLGQEQDSYGGGFDPQQSFVGMTTDVHMWDFVLSPCEIQRFVGDLNFSPGNVINWRALEYQIAGKIIVENIQGACSCLIKKKVYNMFGQGY, via the exons ATGAAGCGTCTACTCACAGTGGTGCTGCTGACCGTGTGTGCTGCAGCACCTGAAG ATCTCATCGGCAAAATGTTCACCTTTCCACAGGAGACTAAAACGGACCATGTAAAGCTGATCACACCAAGAGAAGAATTCAAAGCCATTACTCTCTGTCTCAG GTCCTTCACAAACCTCAGCAGAAACCACGGCCTGTTCTCTCTGGCAACTCCCGCCTTTTCCAATGCCTTCCTGATCTTTAAGGAGAGTGCCTCAGATCAGATAGAGATGAACATCAGGAATAAAGGCATAAGCTTCTTCGGAGAGGAATACAAGCTGAACACCTGGCAGTCTGTCTGTGCGTCCTGGGATGGAGCTAATGGCCTGGTACAGATTTGGATCGATGGAAAGCCTAGTGCCAGAAGATACTGTTCTCATGGAACCATAACGGGACACGCTTTGATCATGTTAGGACAG GAGCAGGATTCCTATGGCGGCGGATTTGACCCTCAGCAGTCCTTCGTCGGCATGACAACAGACGTCCATATGTGGGACTttgtcctctctccctgtgaGATCCAGCGCTTCGTGGGTGACCTTAACTTCTCCCCAGGCAATGTGATTAACTGGAGAGCCCTTGAGTACCAGATTGCAGGGAAAATTATTGTGGAAAACATACAGGGCGCGTGTTCATGTCTAATTAAAAAGAAGGTGTATAATATGTTTGGTCAGGGATATTAA
- the LOC115553679 gene encoding metalloreductase STEAP4 isoform X1, with amino-acid sequence MSLRPLGMEPPPERELLCIFGTGDLGRSLGQRLLQTGYRVVYGSRRPHSCGPLPPGAQVMSHTEAAQLAAVVIVCVHREHYDFMEEVAPQLKGKVLVDVSNNSKKGLYPESNAEFLQSLIPAASVVKAFNTVSAWSLQNGPSDAHRQVFLCGDKAEAKQAVRELATRLGLSVLDRGSLSAAREVEDFPLQLFPEWRLPLCIATGLTAFFFFYLLIRDVIYAYVEQDKDISFRIMVSLANKVFPIVSLIMLSLCYLPGVMAAILQLYRGTKYRRFPDWLDHWMLCRKQLGLLALGFAFLHVLYTLLIPIRYYVRYKVTAHTVLQIRENKTAVFDTTSAWRTDSYFSVGILGFALYVLLGITSLPSVSNALSWREFSFVQMAVAGVLDKTTDTPLTPAGEDDHSGPASPMCQARPDKDEQEEEEMEQQEEEDEERGWHGQPQPTTANHGHDANATTDISKRPGDGPQRPIRKNYPSRLIVSPASVGLRTIYGTAAVIPETATWRCCPSTNKGQRLWMFRRIIDIFASNHKKPADCTHLKISTCPSWATSRCCSARSTPTCMAGTSS; translated from the exons ATGTCTCTGCGTCCTCTGGGCATGGAGCCACCCCCGGAGCGAGAGCTGTTGTGTATCTTTGGGACGGGGGACCTGGGTCGCTCTCTGGGCCAGCGGCTGCTCCAGACGGGCTACAGGGTGGTGTACGGCAGCCGCAGGCCCCACAGCTGtggccccctgcccccggggGCTCAG GTTATGAGCCATACAGAAGCTGCACAGCTAGCCGCTGTAGTTATCGTCTGCGTTCATAGAGAACACTACGATTTCATGGAAGAAGTAGCGCCTCAACTGAAGGGAAAG GTATTGGTGGACGTCAGTAACAACAGCAAGAAGGGCCTCTACCCAGAATCCAATGCTGAGTTTTTGCAGAG CCTGATCCCTGCAGCGTCTGTTGTTAAAGCCTTCAATACAGTCTCAGCCTGGTCTTTACAGAACGGACCTTCAGATGCTCACAGACAG GTGTTCCTGTGTGGGGACAAGGCTGAGGCCAAGCAGGCGGTCAGAGAGCTGGCTACCAGGCTGGGCCTCAGCGTCCTGGACAGAGGCAGTCTGTCAGCCgccagggaggtggaggacttCCCCCTGCAGCTGTTCCCCGAGTGGAGGCTACCTCTCTGCATCGCCACCGGCCTCAccgccttcttcttcttctacctgCTCATCAGAGACGTTATCTATGCCTATGTGGAGCAGGACAAGGACATCTCCTTTAGGATCATGGTGTCCCTGGCCAACAAG GTGTTCCCCATCGTATCTCTGATCATGTTGTCTCTGTGCTACCTGCCAGGCGTAATGGCTGCCATCCTTCAGCTGTATAGAGGAACCAAGTACAG GCGCttccctgattggctggaccACTGGATGCTGTGCAGGAAGCAGCTGGGCCTGTTGGCGCTGGGCTTTGCCTTCCTGCATGTGCTCTATACTCTGCTCATCCCCATAAG ATACTACGTGAGATACAAAGTTACAGCACACACAGTGCTGCAG ATCCGGGAGAACAAGACAGCGGTGTTCGATACGACCTCCGCCTGGCGTACTGATTCCTACTTTTCCGTTGGGATTCTGGGATTCGCATTGTACGTTCTGCTGGGGATTacctcccttccctctgtcaGCAATGCACTCAGCTGGAGGGAGTTCAGCTTCGTACAG ATGGCGGTGGCGGGCGTTTTGGATAAAACTACGGACACACCGTTGACACCTGCGGGGGAAGACGACCACTCAGGTCCCGCGTCTCCCATGTGCCAGGCTCGGCCGGACAAAGATgagcaagaagaagaggagatggagcagcaggaggaagaggacgaggaaagGGGCTGGCATGGTCAGCCACAGCCAACCACAGCCAACCACGGCCATGATGCTAATGCTACCACTGACATTAGCAAACGACCTGGAGATGGACCGCAGCGCCCTATCAGGAAAAATTACCCTTCAAGGCTAATAG TTTCTCCTGCCTCCGTCGGATTAAGAACTATCTACGGAACAGCAGCGGTGATACCCGAAACAGCAACTTGGCGCTGCTGTCCATCAACAAACAAAGGACAAAGACTTTGGATGTTCAGGCGCATCATCGACATCTTTGCCTCCAATCACAAAAAACCGGCGGATTGTACTCATTTGAAAATCTCAACCTG TCCAAGCTGGGCCACCTCACGTTGTTGCTCTGCACGCTCCACACCTACCTGTATGGCTGGAACAAGTTCCTGA